In Achromobacter pestifer, the DNA window CAGCCCGGCCGAGCTGGCCGAGCTGATGGTGGGCCGCAAGGTCGTCATGCCGCACGCCGAAGCCGTGGCCGCCGCCGAACAGGCCGCGCCCGTGGTGACCTTGTCGCAAGTGACGGTGCGCGACGGCCGCGACGGCGCGCCGCGCCTGGACAGCCTGGACCTGGTTGTCCACAAGCACGAGATCGTGGCGATCGCGGGCGTGGCCGGCAACGGCCAGCAGGCGCTGGTATCGGTGCTGACCGGCCTGCGCCAACCCACGGACGGCACCATCCGCCTGGGTCCTGAGCATGCGGCGGCGCCCACCACGCCGGCCGGCTGGACCGCGGCCCACGTCGGCCGCATCCCTGAAGACCGCCACGGCGAAGGTGTGATCGGCGACAGCCCCTTGTGGGAAAACGCCATCGTCGAAGACCTGAAGGACCCGCGCTTCGCGCGCTGGGGCCTGATCCGGGCGCGCGCGGGCAAAGCCTATGCCCAGGCCCTGGCCAAGCAGTTCGACGTGCGCGCCGCATCGCTGGACGTGCGCACCCGCAGCCTGTCCGGCGGCAATATGCAGAAGCTGATCCTGGGCCGCACGCTGGCGCGCGAACCGCGCTTCATCGTGGCCGACCAGCCCACCTGGGGCCTGGACATCGGCGCCGTCGCCTATGTGCGCGAACAACTGCTGGCGGCGCGCACGCGCGGCGCCGGCGTGCTGCTGGTCTCCGAGGACCTGGAAGAGATCTTCGCGCTGGCCGACCGCATCGCCGTGCTGTGCGGCGGCAAGCTGATTGCCGTGAAACCGGTGTCCGAATGGACGCCCGCCACGGTCGGCCTGGCCATGACGGGCACGCAGGGATGAACACCCGCACCGTCCCGCGCGTCTCCACACCCTACCGAGCATTACTCGCATGAAACTGATCCTGGAACGCCGCCCGGAGCCCAGCCGCCTGGCGCTGGCCCTCGCGCCCTTCGCGGCCATCGCCTTCACGCTGGCGGTCTGCACCCTGCTGGTGGCCTGGGCCGGCGCCCCCGTGGGGCGCACCTATGCCTTGCTGTTCGAAGGCGCCTTCGGCTCGCGCTTCGCGCTGTCTGAAACGCTGACCCGCGCCACTCCGCTGATGCTGACCGGCCTGGCCTGTGCGGTGGCATTCCGCGCCCGCTTCTACAACATCGGCGCCGAAGGCCAGCTGTACCTGGGCGCGCTGGCCGCGGTGGCGGTGGGCGGCCTGCACGACGGCACCGGCTTCGACCTGCCCGTGCCCGCGCTGTTTGCCGGCATGATGCTGGCGGCGGCTCTGGCCGGCGCCTTGCTGCTGCTGATTCCCGCCATCCTCAAGACCCGCCTGGGCGTGGATGAAGTGGTGACCACGCTGCTGGGCAACTTCATCGTGCTGCTGTTCGTGTCGATGATGCTGGACGGCCCCATGAAGGACCCCATGGCCATGGGCTGGCCGCAGTCCGTGGCGCTCAACGGCGACCTGGAACTCGGCAAGCTGATCGAGCGCACCCGCGCCCACACCGGCCTGCTGTGGGCCGCCGGCCTGGCGCTGGGGCTGTGGCTGCTGAACCGCTACACCGTGTTCGGCTTCCAGATGCGCGCGGTCGGCGCCAATGCGCACGCCTCGCGCTTCCTGGGACTGCCGGTGAACCGCGTGATGCTGGGCACCGCCATGCTGTCGGGCGCGCTGGCCGGCCTGGCGGGCGCGATCGAAGTGGCGGGCCGCACCGGCTACGTCACGCTCGACATGTCGCCGGGCTATGGCTACACCGGCGTGGTGGTCGCCATGCTGGCCGGCCTGCACCCGCTGGGCGTGATCCTGGCCAGCCTGTTCGTGGCCGGCATGCTGGTGGGCGCGGACAGCATGAGCCGCGCCATCGCGGTGCCGAACTATATCGCCGACGTCATTGTCGCCACTTCGTTGCTCGCCATGCTGGTCGCGACGCTATTTGCGCAGTACCGCCTGCGCCGCAACCGGGCCTGAGGAGCGAGCCATGGAATGGATGGATCTGATGAGTTCCTCGGCGTTCTGGGTGGCGGTGCTGCGCCTGGCGACGCCGCTGATACTGGGCACGCTGGGCGTGCTGCTGTGCGAACGCGCGGGCGTGCTGAACCTGGGCATCGAAGGCATCATGGCCGCTGGCGCCTTCACCGGCTGGCTGGTGGTGTACCTGGGCGCGCCGCTGTATGTGGGCGTGCTGGCAGCCGCTTTTGCGGGCGCGGTGTTCGGACTGCTGCACGCGGTGCTGACCGTGCCGCTGGGGCTGTCGCAACACGTGTCCGGCCTGGGCGTGACGCTGCTGGCCACCAGCCTGAGCTACTTCGCCTACCGCGTCACCTTCCCGAGCGTAAACACGCCGCCCACGATCACGCCGTTTGCAGAGATGAAGTTCCTGGACGGCATCCCGTTCATCGGCCCCGTGCTGGCGGGACAGACGCCCATGACCTTGCTGGCCTTGGCCGCGGTTCCCATACTGGCCTGGGTGCTGAACCGCACGCCGGTCGGCCTGGCGATCCGCATGGTGGGCGAGAACCCAGCCGCGGCCGAAGGGCAGGGCCTGTCGGTCACGCGCCTGCGCATGGGCGCCATCGTGGCCGGCTCCGCGCTGATGGGCGTGGCCGGCAGCTTCCTGACGCTGGCGGCGTTCAACGCCTTCTTCTTCAATATGGTCAACGGCCGCGGCTGGGTCTGCGTGGCGCTGGTCGTGTTTGCATCCTGGCGGCCCGGCAAGGCCTTGCTGGGCGCGCTGATCTTCGCTTTCTTCGACGCGCTGCAATTGCGCATGCAACAGGGCGCCGCGGCCTTGCCCGGCCTGCCGGAGCTGCCGTACCAGGTCTATCTGATGCTGCCCTATGTCCTGTCCATCCTTGCCCTGGTGGTGATGGCGCGCCGCGCCGCCTACCCGCAAGCACTGATGAAGCCCTACCGTAAAGGAGAGCGCTGAAGGTTGCGCGCAGTACCATGAACAACAGAAACCTTCCGCAAGGAACACCATGCTCGACCTGATACTCAGACACTGCACGCTGCCTGATGGCCGCCAGAACATCGACATCGGCATCGCCCGCGGCCGCATCGTGGCCTTGGAGCCGGCGCTGAAGGCCGAGGCCGCGCAGACCGTGGACGCGGCCGGCCAGTTGGTGGCGCCGCCCTTCGTCGACGCGCACTTCCACATGGACTCGACGCTGTCTTTCGGCCTGCCGCGCGTGAACCAGTCCGGCACGCTGCTGGAAGGCATCGCGCTGTGGGGCGAGCTCAAGCCGCTGCTGACGCAGGAAGCGCTGGTCGAGCGCGCGCTGGCCTATTGCGACTGGGCCGTGGCACGCGGCCTGCTGGCCATCCGTTCGCATGTGGACGTGTGCGACCCGCGCCTCTTGGCCACGGAAGCGCTGCTGCACGTGCGCGAGAAGGTCAAACCCTACCTGGACCTGCAGCTGGTGGCCTTCCCGCAGGACGGCGTGTTGCGCGCCCCCGGCGCCCTGGACAACCTCAAGCGCGCGCTGGACATGGGCGTGGACGTGGTGGGCGGCATTCCGCACTTCGAGCGCACCATGCAGGACGGCGCGGAATCGGTGCGCATCCTCTGTGAACTGGCGGCCGAGCGCGGACTGCGCGTGGACATGCACTGCGATGAAAGCGACGATCCGCTGTCGCGCCACATCGAGACGCTGGCGTACCACACGCAACGCCTGGGCCTGCAAGGCCGCGTGACGGGTTCGCACCTGACGTCCATGCACTCCATGGACAACTACTACGTCTCCAAGCTGATCCCGCTGATACGGGAAGCCGGCGTGGCCGCCATCGCCAACCCGCTGATCAACATCACGCTGCAAGGCCGCCACGACACCTATCCGAAGCGCCGCGGCATGACGCGCGTGCCCGAGCTGCTGGCCGCCGGCGTGCCCGTGGCCTTCGGCCATGACTGCGTGATGGACCCTTGGTACAGCCTGGGTTCGGGCGACATGCTGGAAGTGGCCCACATGGGCCTGCATGTGGCCCAGATGACGGGCCAGGACGCCATGCGCGCCTGTTTCGAAGCCGTCACCACCACGCCGGCCAAGATCCTGGGCCTGGACGAAACCGGCCTGGCGGTCGGCAAGCGCGCGGACCTGGTGCTGCTGCAGGCACGCGACGCGGTCGAGGCGCTGCGCCTGCGCGCCACCCGCCTGATGGTGCTGCGCGCCGGCCAGGTGGTGGCGACCACGCCGCCCGCCACCGCGACCCTGAACCTGCCGGGCCGCCCGGCCGAAGTCAGCTTCCAGACGCCGGCACGCTGAGCGCGCAAGGCTCGGACGCGTGTCCGCCTGCTATTTCAACGGCAGGCAGATACGCGTCTGCAATTGCGCCGGCGGCGTGGTGCGCGGATCGTTCAGGTACTGCTCGAACATGGGGAAGTCCGCCGGCACCTCGCCGCTGGCTGGCAGCCATTGCGAGAACATCCAGTTATAGGGCTTGTCCATCTCGTTGTAGGGCCCGGTGTAGGTCAGGATGGCGCAACGGCCTTGCGGAATCTCGAAGCGTTCCAGCTCGCCGCCCAGGTCGGCATCGGGCGCCACCGACATGCCGGCCATGGAGCGCAGCTGGCTCGCCGGCACCTGCTCCGGATCGTCGAAGTACACGCCATAGCCGATGGAATCCGGCTGCGCGAGGCCGCGGCTCACGGCCAGCATGAAGGCGCGTGAAAACAGCGGGCCGATCTCCTGATAGCTGCCGCGATGCGACAGAGCCGCCAGCGTCGCGCCGGGAAAGGTCTCGATCTTGATGGGATACATGCCTAGCTCCTGTGGGTCGAAGGGACGGGAGCGGGCATCCCGGTAGCGCCCCGGCGATATGCCGAAGGTCGCGCCGAATGCCCGGTTGAACGCCGCGTCCGACTCATAGCCGGCGCGCTGCGCCACCTCGCGCAAGGAAGCCTCGGAATTCCCCAGCGCCACCGCCGCGCGGTGCATGCGGATGCGCTGCACGGTGGCGTTGACCGTCTCGCCCATCATGGCGCGATAAACGCGATGGAAGTGGTACGGCGACAGGCAGGCCAGCTCGGCCAGCCGGTACAGGTCCGGGTCGGCGTCGGGGTGGCTGGCCAGCCAGCGCAGGACGGGCTCCAGGCGCTGGCCGTACTGGTTCAGGGTTGTGGGCTTCATGCGGTCTCCTTGGAGAGCAATGTAGCGGGCCGGTCTTTGCAGATTTTGCGCTTTTTGGCGCGCCCGCAGCTGGGGCCTTCAGCGTCCGATTTCCCGGTTCCAGCGGGCGTTGAAGGCAGGCCGGGTCTCGTTGATCTGGTCCCAGTTCGGTATCTTTGCGTTCGACATATAGCCCTGGAAGCGCTGCAATGCGTCCGCATGGCCCGCAGGCGCCAGCACGTTGCGGTTGGACGGGAAGTGCCCGCCCATTTCCAGCGCCTTGGTCTGCGCCTGTTCCGACAGCAGGTACAGCGCCAGCTTCTGCGACAGCTCCGGCTCGCTGTTGCCGGCGACCACGCACTCGCCCACCATCAGGATCATCGAGCCCTCGCGCGGCTGCGCGTACTCCACATGCACGCCGCGCTTCTTCAGGCGGGTGATGGCCGTGGGCGTCCAGGGAAACAGCACCGCCTCGTCGGCCTGCACCATGTCGGCCAAACGCGCCGAATCCGGCAGGTATTCACGCACGTTCGGGCCGACCACCGCCGGCCACTGCGCAAAGCCCGGTCCGTAGTTCCGATCGTCGCCGCCCAGGATGCGGTTGATCATCAGGAACGCGTGCAGGCCAAAGGTGCTGCTCGAAGCCGACTGGACCACGACCTGGCCCCTGTACTTCGGGTCCGCCAGGTCCATCCACGACGTCGGCGGCGCCCAACCCCGCTCGGCGAACACCTTGGTGTTGTAGCCCAGGCCGGTCATGCCGATGTCGATGCCCGCGGCCATGCGGTCCTTCTTCAGCGCCGTGGGATACAGTTCCTTCAGCACCGGATCGTCGTTGAGCGGCGCGCACAATCCCATGGAAATCGCGCGCGCCATGATGCCGTCATCGAGGAACATGAGGTGCAGCCGCGGCTTGCCCTTGTCGGCCTGGGCCCGCGCCAGCACCTCGGTCGACATGCCCGGCTCGACCACGATCCTGACGTTGTGGGCGCGCTCGAAATCCGGGAACACGTGCTGTGTGAACACGCGCGCCATGTCACCGCCATTCATGCCGACGTGCAGCGTCGTCTGCTGCGCGGCGGCCCCGGCAGACAGCAGCGCCGCCAGGGCTGCGCCCAGCAGCGGCCTGCCCATGCGCTGGCCGCGCGCTTCATCTTGTTTGTTACGCGTCATGGTGGTTCCTGCGTAGGCTCATACGCCCTCCGGAAGCGGCGCGCCAACGAAAAAAGCCTGGCACGCTACCGTATCCAGGCTTTTTCTCATGGGCCGCCGAACCGTTCAGTTCGGATAGGTGCCGGGCAGCAGGATGCTGCGGTCGCCGGGCTCGATCGAACGACGGCCGCACAGCGCCATCGTCGTATCCATTTCCTTGTACAGGATCTCCAGCACGCGGGTCACGCCGGCCTGGCCATGGGCGCCCAGGCCGTAGAGGAAGGCGCGGCCTATCATGGCGCCGCGCGCGCCCAGCGCCACGGCCTTCAGGATGTCCTGGCCTGAACGCACGCCGCCGTCCATCCACACTTCGATCTTGGATCCGACCGCATCGGCGATCGAGGGCAGGGCAGCGATGGACGACATGGCGCCATCCAATTGGCGTCCGCCGTGATTGCTGACGATGAGCGCGTCGGCGCCGCTATTAGCGGCCAATTGCGCATCCTCGACGTCCAGGATGCCCTTGATGATGAGCTTGCCGCCCCAGCGCTGCTTGATCCATTCCACATCGTCCCAGCTCAGGCGCGGGTCGAACTGTTCGGCGGTCCACGACGACAGCGAGGACAGGTCGCTCACGCCCTTGGCGTGGCCGACGATGTTGCCGAAGGTGCGACGCTTGGTGCCCAGCATGCCCATGCACCAGCGCGGCTTGGTGGCCAGGTTGATGAGATTGCGCAGGGTGGGCTTGGGCGGGGTAGAGAGGCCGTTCTTGATGTCCTTGTGGCGCTGGCCCAGGATCTGCAGGTCCAGCGTCAGCACCAGCGCCGAGCAGCCGGCGGCCTTGGCACGGTCGATCAGATCGGCGACGAATTCGCGGTCGCGCATCACATAGAGCTGGAACCAGAAGGGCTTTTTGGTCGCTTCGGCCACGTCTTCCAGCGAGCAGATGCTCATGGTGGACAGGGTGAAAGGCACGCCGAAGTCCGCCGCCGCCTTGGCCGCCAGGATTTCTCCGTCCGCGTGCTGCATGCCGGTCAGGCCGGTGGGCGAAATCGCCAGCGGCATGACGACATCCTGGCCCACCATGGTGGTGCGCAGCGACCGGCCTTCCATGTTCACCGCCACGCGCTGGCGCAGCTTGATCTTCTGGAAATCGCTTTCGTTGGCGCGATAAGTGCCTTCGGTCCAGGCGCCGGAATCCGCGTAGTCGTAGAACATGCGCGGCACGCGCTTCTGCGCAATGGCGCGCAGATCTTCGATGCAGGTGATCGTAGAAAGGTTAGCGGTCATGGAGTGGTCTATGGAGTGATGGGGCGCCAGCTGCGGCTGGTTATTTTTAGACGCCGGGCCGCCAGCGGCGGGCAGCTCCAGCGATTGCGCGGACCTCTCCCGGTCCGCAACGCCGCCCAGTATACGCGCCGAGGCCGGCAAGCGTCGCTTGCCGGCCTCGTTCGCCCCCCAGTCACAGGGGCTCTTGCGGCCCCTGTGCCCCCATTATCGCGGCCAGACCTTGGACACCGCCCGGATCGTGGCCCAGGCCACCCAGCGCGGGCTGGTCAACCGCGCGCCCGGCAGGCGGCGCATCACGTCCACGGCCAGCCCGCCGCGCTTGTGCCACTGCTTCTTGCGGGTCTGGCTGTCGGTCCAGCGGCCCTCCAACCATGGGAATTCCCGGCGCCCGGGTTTGTAGACCGGCGGCGTGTTGTAGATCAGGATGTAGGCCAGGCGCGGCGCCTGCGAGGTGTTCGGCCCGGTGAAGTGCAGGGTGCGGGCGTCGTGCACCGTGATGCCGCCCGGGTCCAGCGGCTCCGGCACCGCCTGGTCGCGCTGAAAATCGCCGCAGCATTCCAACGGATGCAGGGTCTTGTCGCCGCCCGGCGAGCGGTGCTCCAGCACCTCCCATTTGTTGGAACCCGGGATGAACTGCATGCAGCCGTTTTCCGTGGTGGCCGGCTGCAGCGCCAGCCAGATGCTGAGTTCGTTGTAGATGAAGTCCGGCGAGCGGAAAGCCTCATCCTGGTGCCATGGCGTTTCCGGCCCATGCGGTCCAGGCTTGAGCAAGGCGTGCTCGCCATACAGAGCGGCCTCGGGGCCCAGCAGCTGGCGCGCCAGTTCCAGGGTGCGCTCGTGGTACTCGGTCTTCAAGAGGCCCGGGGCATAATGGCGTGGATCGTGCAAGCTGGGAAACTTGGCGGGTTTGGACGGGTCGTCGCGGCTCACAAAGTCATACTGCGCACCCTCGTTGTAGCCGGTCTTGTTCGCAAACAGGTCGAGCAGGGTCCTGCGGATGTAACCCACCTCGTCCTGCGGGCACATGTCCTTCAGGGCCAGGTAACCCTCTTCCCTGTAGCGCGCTGTCTCAGCTTCCGACAACAAACTGGTCTCTTCCATAATGGCTTCTCCAAGCTCTGGTAACGGGTGTTCCCGCTGGCACGTTTTGACATGAGCTCTAACGTATCGCCAGGCGTCCCCCGGGCCTATAGACCATCCGCTGTAGTCACTACCGTCTACGTACATCGCCGAGCGCGGCGCCTCATCCAAGAGAGAATCGATGCAAGACCCTAAAGCCGATACCCATATCGAGACCGTGCACGTCACGATCACCGGCACCGTGCAGGGAGTGGGCTACCGCCACGCCACGGTCCGGCGCGCGCACATGCTGGGCGCCAAAGGCTGGGTACAGAACCTGCCTGACGGCACTGTCGAAGCCCTGGTACAGGGCACCACCGACCAGGTCGACCACATGCTGGAATGGTTGCGGCGCGGCCCCCCGGGCGCCAGCGTGCAGGAGATCACCACCCGCCGGGAGTACACCGATAAGCGTTACATCCGTTTCGAGCAACTGTGAGGCCGCCGCCTCTGCTAGCCGTTATGGCCTAGTCTGGTCGGCCGATACGGCCGCGCAAGAGGAAAAAGCGCCTGCCGGACGGCTCAGCGCGTGCGCAGCCAGCGGCCGCCCAGCTGATTGAAAAGCAGGCCGGCCAGCACGCCGGCCACGCCCAGCCATTGCAGCGGCTCCAGGCGTTCGCCGAAGGCCATGGACGCGGCCCACAACCCCACCACGGGAACCAGCAGCGAGAACGGCGCGATCTTGGCGGCCGGGTGGCGCGTCAGCAACTGCGTCCACAAGGTATAGGCAACCAAGGTGGCCAGCACCGCCAGGTACAGCACTGACAGGATCTCGCCCCAGCCCATGCCGGTGATCATGCCCACCACCGGTTCCCAACCGTCGATCAGCACGGCCAGCAGCAGGAATGGCAGCACCGGCGCGGCGCTGCTCCAGGCAATGAAGGCAAACGGGTCGTAACCGGGCGACTTGCGGCTGGCCAGCCGCACGATGATGTTGGACACGGCCCACATGAACGCACCGCCCAGCGTCAGCGCGAAGCCCAGCATGGTCATCTGGCCTGGCCCTTCGCCGCGGCCGCCGGCAATCACCGCCAGCCCCAGCGCCGCCACGCCCAGCCCGATCCAGTGATGGCGCTGCGCGCGCTCATGCAGCAAGGGCGCGGCCAGCAGCAGCGTGAAGAAGGCCTGTGTCTGGATCACCAGCGAAGCCATGCCGGCCGGCATGCCGAACTTCAAGGCGGTGAACAGCAGCCCGAACTGGCCCAGGCCCTGCACCAGTCCATACGCCGCGACCCAGCGCCAGGGCAGCTTGGGCGCGCGCACGAAGAGGATCAGGGGAAAGGCCGCCAGCGCGAAACGCAGGGCGCCCAGCAGCATGGGCGAGAGGCCCCGCATGCCGACCTTCATGGCGACGAAGTTGGTGCCCCAGATGACCACGACCGCCAGTGCGCAGAGATAGTCTTTTCGGGAAAGATGGGTCGTGGTCATGCGGCATTATCGCATCGCGCAAACGCCGCGGAACGGAGCAGATCAGCCGGCGTTCAGCACCGTTTCGAAGGCCCGCACGGCCGTGTCGATATCCGCGTCGCCAATGTGGCGATGGGTCACGCAGCGCAGCCGCGTGCGGCCCCAGGGGCGCACCAGCAGGCCCGCCGCCTGCAGGGCCGTCACCCACTCCGTGTTGCTCATGCCGGTGCCGGCCGTCTCCACCTGCACGATGTTGGTCTGCGGTTCGGTGGCCGAGATGGCCGGTCCCAGGCGGTTGACGCCCGCGCTCAGGCGGCGCGCGCGGACGTGATCCTCGGCCAGCCGCCCGCTCATGGACTGCACGCCTTCCAGGCCGGCCGCCGCCATGATGCCCGACTGGCGCTGCGTGCCGCCCAGCATGCGGCGCAGCACGCGCGCGCGGGCCATGAGGGACTGGCTGCCGGCCAGAACCGCACCCACCGGCGCGCTCAGCCCCTTGGACAGGCACAGCGACACCGTGTCGGCATGGCAGGCGATCTCGCCCGCCGCCACACCCAGAGCCACGGCCGCGTTGTAGAGGCGCGCGCCATCCAGGTGCACCGGCACGCCCGCCGCCCGCGCCATGCCGTGGACCGCCTGCATGTGGTCCAGCGGCAGCACCGCGCCGGCGGCGTTGTTGTGCG includes these proteins:
- a CDS encoding ABC transporter ATP-binding protein; its protein translation is MKPAPLALQLTGITKRFGSLTANDDISLTLRQGEVLALLGENGAGKSTLVSILFGHYVADEGSIEVFGQSLPAGRPDAALAAGVGMVHQHFTLADNLTVLDNIMVGTESLWKLASGRGKARQRLVELGQRFGLGVDPDARVGTLSVGEKQRVEILKALYRGARVLILDEPTAVLTPQEVQDLFATLRGFVDEGLAVIFISHKLDEVMAVSGRVAVLRQGKLVAERETASTSPAELAELMVGRKVVMPHAEAVAAAEQAAPVVTLSQVTVRDGRDGAPRLDSLDLVVHKHEIVAIAGVAGNGQQALVSVLTGLRQPTDGTIRLGPEHAAAPTTPAGWTAAHVGRIPEDRHGEGVIGDSPLWENAIVEDLKDPRFARWGLIRARAGKAYAQALAKQFDVRAASLDVRTRSLSGGNMQKLILGRTLAREPRFIVADQPTWGLDIGAVAYVREQLLAARTRGAGVLLVSEDLEEIFALADRIAVLCGGKLIAVKPVSEWTPATVGLAMTGTQG
- a CDS encoding ABC transporter permease, with amino-acid sequence MKLILERRPEPSRLALALAPFAAIAFTLAVCTLLVAWAGAPVGRTYALLFEGAFGSRFALSETLTRATPLMLTGLACAVAFRARFYNIGAEGQLYLGALAAVAVGGLHDGTGFDLPVPALFAGMMLAAALAGALLLLIPAILKTRLGVDEVVTTLLGNFIVLLFVSMMLDGPMKDPMAMGWPQSVALNGDLELGKLIERTRAHTGLLWAAGLALGLWLLNRYTVFGFQMRAVGANAHASRFLGLPVNRVMLGTAMLSGALAGLAGAIEVAGRTGYVTLDMSPGYGYTGVVVAMLAGLHPLGVILASLFVAGMLVGADSMSRAIAVPNYIADVIVATSLLAMLVATLFAQYRLRRNRA
- a CDS encoding ABC transporter permease; amino-acid sequence: MEWMDLMSSSAFWVAVLRLATPLILGTLGVLLCERAGVLNLGIEGIMAAGAFTGWLVVYLGAPLYVGVLAAAFAGAVFGLLHAVLTVPLGLSQHVSGLGVTLLATSLSYFAYRVTFPSVNTPPTITPFAEMKFLDGIPFIGPVLAGQTPMTLLALAAVPILAWVLNRTPVGLAIRMVGENPAAAEGQGLSVTRLRMGAIVAGSALMGVAGSFLTLAAFNAFFFNMVNGRGWVCVALVVFASWRPGKALLGALIFAFFDALQLRMQQGAAALPGLPELPYQVYLMLPYVLSILALVVMARRAAYPQALMKPYRKGER
- a CDS encoding amidohydrolase family protein, with amino-acid sequence MLDLILRHCTLPDGRQNIDIGIARGRIVALEPALKAEAAQTVDAAGQLVAPPFVDAHFHMDSTLSFGLPRVNQSGTLLEGIALWGELKPLLTQEALVERALAYCDWAVARGLLAIRSHVDVCDPRLLATEALLHVREKVKPYLDLQLVAFPQDGVLRAPGALDNLKRALDMGVDVVGGIPHFERTMQDGAESVRILCELAAERGLRVDMHCDESDDPLSRHIETLAYHTQRLGLQGRVTGSHLTSMHSMDNYYVSKLIPLIREAGVAAIANPLINITLQGRHDTYPKRRGMTRVPELLAAGVPVAFGHDCVMDPWYSLGSGDMLEVAHMGLHVAQMTGQDAMRACFEAVTTTPAKILGLDETGLAVGKRADLVLLQARDAVEALRLRATRLMVLRAGQVVATTPPATATLNLPGRPAEVSFQTPAR
- a CDS encoding AraC family transcriptional regulator, coding for MKPTTLNQYGQRLEPVLRWLASHPDADPDLYRLAELACLSPYHFHRVYRAMMGETVNATVQRIRMHRAAVALGNSEASLREVAQRAGYESDAAFNRAFGATFGISPGRYRDARSRPFDPQELGMYPIKIETFPGATLAALSHRGSYQEIGPLFSRAFMLAVSRGLAQPDSIGYGVYFDDPEQVPASQLRSMAGMSVAPDADLGGELERFEIPQGRCAILTYTGPYNEMDKPYNWMFSQWLPASGEVPADFPMFEQYLNDPRTTPPAQLQTRICLPLK
- a CDS encoding extracellular solute-binding protein, whose product is MTRNKQDEARGQRMGRPLLGAALAALLSAGAAAQQTTLHVGMNGGDMARVFTQHVFPDFERAHNVRIVVEPGMSTEVLARAQADKGKPRLHLMFLDDGIMARAISMGLCAPLNDDPVLKELYPTALKKDRMAAGIDIGMTGLGYNTKVFAERGWAPPTSWMDLADPKYRGQVVVQSASSSTFGLHAFLMINRILGGDDRNYGPGFAQWPAVVGPNVREYLPDSARLADMVQADEAVLFPWTPTAITRLKKRGVHVEYAQPREGSMILMVGECVVAGNSEPELSQKLALYLLSEQAQTKALEMGGHFPSNRNVLAPAGHADALQRFQGYMSNAKIPNWDQINETRPAFNARWNREIGR
- a CDS encoding alpha-hydroxy acid oxidase gives rise to the protein MTANLSTITCIEDLRAIAQKRVPRMFYDYADSGAWTEGTYRANESDFQKIKLRQRVAVNMEGRSLRTTMVGQDVVMPLAISPTGLTGMQHADGEILAAKAAADFGVPFTLSTMSICSLEDVAEATKKPFWFQLYVMRDREFVADLIDRAKAAGCSALVLTLDLQILGQRHKDIKNGLSTPPKPTLRNLINLATKPRWCMGMLGTKRRTFGNIVGHAKGVSDLSSLSSWTAEQFDPRLSWDDVEWIKQRWGGKLIIKGILDVEDAQLAANSGADALIVSNHGGRQLDGAMSSIAALPSIADAVGSKIEVWMDGGVRSGQDILKAVALGARGAMIGRAFLYGLGAHGQAGVTRVLEILYKEMDTTMALCGRRSIEPGDRSILLPGTYPN
- a CDS encoding phytanoyl-CoA dioxygenase family protein, which codes for MEETSLLSEAETARYREEGYLALKDMCPQDEVGYIRRTLLDLFANKTGYNEGAQYDFVSRDDPSKPAKFPSLHDPRHYAPGLLKTEYHERTLELARQLLGPEAALYGEHALLKPGPHGPETPWHQDEAFRSPDFIYNELSIWLALQPATTENGCMQFIPGSNKWEVLEHRSPGGDKTLHPLECCGDFQRDQAVPEPLDPGGITVHDARTLHFTGPNTSQAPRLAYILIYNTPPVYKPGRREFPWLEGRWTDSQTRKKQWHKRGGLAVDVMRRLPGARLTSPRWVAWATIRAVSKVWPR
- a CDS encoding acylphosphatase, with product MQDPKADTHIETVHVTITGTVQGVGYRHATVRRAHMLGAKGWVQNLPDGTVEALVQGTTDQVDHMLEWLRRGPPGASVQEITTRREYTDKRYIRFEQL
- a CDS encoding EamA family transporter, with protein sequence MTTTHLSRKDYLCALAVVVIWGTNFVAMKVGMRGLSPMLLGALRFALAAFPLILFVRAPKLPWRWVAAYGLVQGLGQFGLLFTALKFGMPAGMASLVIQTQAFFTLLLAAPLLHERAQRHHWIGLGVAALGLAVIAGGRGEGPGQMTMLGFALTLGGAFMWAVSNIIVRLASRKSPGYDPFAFIAWSSAAPVLPFLLLAVLIDGWEPVVGMITGMGWGEILSVLYLAVLATLVAYTLWTQLLTRHPAAKIAPFSLLVPVVGLWAASMAFGERLEPLQWLGVAGVLAGLLFNQLGGRWLRTR
- a CDS encoding threonine aldolase family protein; the protein is MTQTSSAAARAPVDLRSDTVTHPTAAMYERMRTAPIGDDGLDGDPTVRELEAYVAAQLGKEGGLFVPSCTMANLLAVLAQTQRNEQVVLESAAHMYTSERGAATFTGSFYLGVPGSDGAMDLNRLEEALQSGGHRLKTALVTMETSHNNAAGAVLPLDHMQAVHGMARAAGVPVHLDGARLYNAAVALGVAAGEIACHADTVSLCLSKGLSAPVGAVLAGSQSLMARARVLRRMLGGTQRQSGIMAAAGLEGVQSMSGRLAEDHVRARRLSAGVNRLGPAISATEPQTNIVQVETAGTGMSNTEWVTALQAAGLLVRPWGRTRLRCVTHRHIGDADIDTAVRAFETVLNAG